ATGGGCGACGCCGGCACGGCGGAACCCGCGCACAGGACGAGCGGCAACGCCGTCACCAGCGCCGACGAAAGAAGGAGGCGGATCTTCACTCGGTGATCATAGGGAGAACTGGCCAGCGGCGGGGGTGCGGAGCGATGATCGACGGATGGACGACACCACGACCACGATCACGCCGCTCGGCGGCGACGTGTACGAGATAGACACGCGGATGGCGGGCTACAGCGGCATCACCGCCGGGTACCTGATCCTGGGCGACCGCCCCTGCCTGGTGGAGCCCGGGACGTCCGGCTCCGCCCCGGTCGTCGAGGCCGCGCTGCGCGAACTGGGCGTGGGCGCCGACGACCTCGCGACCGTCGTCGTCACGCACATCCACCTCGACCACGCGGGCGGCGTCGGCGACATCGCCCGCATGTACCCGCGCGCCGAGGTCGTCGTCCATGAGAAGGGCGCCCGCCACCTGGCGGACCCGTCCCGGCTCATGCGCAGCGCCCGGATGGTGTACGGCGACAGCCTCGACACCCTGTTCGGCGAGCTGAAGCCGACGGACGCCGCGCGGATCCGCGCCGTCGAGGAGACCGGCACGATCGACCTCGGCGGCGGGCGGCGCCTGGAATCCCACTACTCCCCCGGCCACGCCAAGCACCACGTCGGGCTGGTGGACTCCCAGACCGGCGACCTGTACGTCGGCGACGCCGCGGGCGTCTACATCCCCGAGACCGCCGACGTGCGCCCCGCGACGCCCCCGCCGGACTTCGACCTCGACACCACGCTGGCGTCCCTGGAGAAGTTCCGGGCGCTGGGTCCGCAGCGGCTCCTGTTCGCCCACTACGGGCCCGTCACCGAGGTCGAGGTCACGCTGGAACGCTCCGCCGAGGAGCTGCGCGTCTGGGTCGACCACGTCAAGGACGCCAAGGACCGGGGCCTCGACCTCGACCACGCCGTCGCGATGGTCGTCGAACGCACCCGCGACCGCTACGCGGTGTCCCGCCCGGACGTCGACCCGGAGATCGCCGCCAAGTACGAGGTGCTCAGCAGCGCCGAGAGCAACGTCGCCGGGATCATGCACGCCCTCGACCGGCACGCGTGAGCCGTCAGCGGCGGAACGGGCCGGCGACCTCGTACGTCCGCCCGTCCGTTCCGCCGATGAAGCCGCTCTCGCCGCGCTGCGACGAGAAGTACAGGCGCGACCCGTCCGGGCTGAACGCCGGCCCGGTGATCTCCGACTCCGCGTGCCCGGCGACCCGCAGCACCGGCGCCACGATCCCGTCCGGCGTGATGATGTTGATCTCCATGTTCCCGCCGTCCTCGGCCACGTACAGGTCGCCGGACGACGCCGCCGTCACGTTGTCGACGCCCGTCAGGGTCGGCTCGCCGCTCACCAGGTCGTCGTCGTAGGCGATCTCGAGCCGCTCGGCGGACGCCCGGTACGCCCACACCCGGCCGTCGCCCTTCGTCGTGAAGTAGCAGGTCCCGCGCGAGTAGTGGCAGCCCTCGCCGCCCTCGAACCGCATCGCGCCCGCGACCTGGTCGCGCGTCGGTGTCCACCACCATTCCGGCTGCGGCACGTCCGCCCACCGGACGGCACCGGGCCCGGAGCCGACGAGCACCTGCAGCGTTCCGGCCGACAGGTCGCCCCACGTCTCGGGGACGAACCGGTAGAAGCACCCGTCCCCCTGGTCCTCGGTGAGGTACACGACGCGCCGGTCCGGGTCGCACGCCGCGGCCTCGTGCTTGAACCGCCCCATCGCGGGCCGCGCGGCCGCGTCGTCCTCCCCGCGCGGGTCGGTCTCGAACACCAGCCCCCAGTCGTGCTCCTCGCACGACAGCCACGTGTTCCACGGCGTCCCGCCGCCCGCGCAGTTCAGCGTGGTCCCGTTCAGGATCCGGTACGCGGACGTCACACCGCCGGACGCGTCGAACCGCACGGCCGACGCCCCGCCCACGACCGGGACCTCGGAGTTGCTCACGTAGATCCAGCCGTCGCCGTCGGGGAAGCACGCGCCCCCGTCCGGCGCCGGATGCCAGGTGTACCGGGTCCCCTCGACCCGCTGCAGCGAGCGCGCCACGACCCGGCTGCCGAACCCTTCCGGAAGATGCAGCCCGTTCGCGTCCGCCGCCCGGAGCGGCCCGTACGGGCTCGGGCCGGGCTGGGCGGGCCCGTCGGCGAACGCCCGGCGCCACAGCGCCCCCGGCAGGGCCGCCGCTCCGCCGGCCACCGCCGCGGCGTACAGGAACTTGCGTCGGTCAAGGGACATGATGCTCCCAAGAAGTCGGAAACGCCGGGAACATATCCCGGCGAATCCCCCCGAACGGCAACGGTCCCGTGACTATCGAATGAAAGATCACGCCCGTCAATACCGACGAGTCACTTCACGTCCGTTCCCTTCGGGAGGCCCCGTGCTCCTCGAGCCGACGCCGCCCTGGCGGCCCAGCGCCCCGGTTGCCGGAGCGCGCGCTCCGTCCGTCCCGCCGATCAGCGGCCTCGAACAGGCGCCGTGGGGCGCACGCGTCGCTGGACCGGCGGGGCCGCCGCCCACCACCTCCGCGATACCAACGCACCAGAGCACGTCCGGCCCGGTGACCGTTCGGCCCTCGAGGACGTCCGCTGAGCACGATCGATGTCGTCGCCGAACAACCAACGGACCGCCGCGACACCGGCACCGACGACCGCTCCCCCACGGAATCGTGGGACGGCCCGACGCCAGGCTCCCACCGACCCCCCGCGACGGTGACCGCCCCGCCAGGGGGGCGGTCACCGTCGCGGGTCACGCGTCAGGTGACCGGCGACATGAGCACGCGAATCACGATCGAGGAAATCCGGGTCGAGAAGCCGAAGCCGCGCTTCACTCCGAACGGCTGCCTCGGCACGTCCATCACGACGTCCGCCGACGGGCCTACTCCTCGCGCCCGGGGCGGTCCTCTTCCGAGGACTCGTCCACGGACGCGTCGTCGGTGAATCCCTCCACGGGCCGTTCAGCCTGAGGCTGCTCCGGTTCGAGGAACACCATGGGCGCCTGTGGAAGGTTCTCGTCCGGAGTCGTCGTTTCCTCCGGGGAGGCGGCCTTGAACGCGATGTCGGTCGGCGCCGCGGGCTCCGGTTCGGCCTCGACCTCGGCCTCGACCTCGACCTCGGCCTCGACCTCGACCTCGGGTTCGACCTCGGCCTCGACCTCGGTTTCGGCGTCGGCGTCGGCCGCCTCGACCTCGGGTTCGGCGTCCGTCTCCTCTTCGGTGTCGACGATGTGGAGACCATCCAGCTCGGCGTACCGCTCGGCCGCGTCGGTCTCCCCGTCCCGGTCCGCCGCAGCCGCCCGAGCGAACCACTCGATGGCTTCTTCCGCCCGTCCCGCCTCGGCCAGAGCGTCCGCGTAGGCGTAGAAGAGCCGCGCCGACCACGGCCGCAGCCGCCGGTCCCGCAACTCCGGGATCTGCAGCGCGACCACGGCCGCGTCGTACTGCCCCAGGTCGCGCCGGACCCCCGACTCGACGATCCGCAGCTCGATGCGGCTCATCGGGTCGAGCCGTTCGGCCTCCGGCGACTTGACCAGGTCGAGCGCCCGCTCGGGACGTCCGAGCCCGCGCTCACAGTCCACCATCACCGGCAGGTAGGAGTCGTCGCCGGCGCCGAGCCGCCGCGCGGCCCGCAGTTCGGCGAGCGCCTCCGACCACTCCCCCGCGTGATAGGCGGCGATCCCCGCCGCCTCCCGGACGATCCCGACCCGGGACGCCAGCCGCCGCGCGGCCCGCGCGTGCCGGTACGCCAGCTCCGGGTCGTCCTCCGCGAGCCTGCCCGCCATCACGAGGTGGCGCGCCACCCGGCCCGCGAGATCCTTCGGCAGGCTCCGCAGCCCACGACGCGCATCCGCGTCGAGCTCCTCGCCCGTAACGTCCTCCGGCAGCACGGGGTCGTCATGCGCAGGGGCCGCCTTCTCGCGCTCGAAGCGCTCCCGCGGTGGCCGCCTGTCCGATTCCTGGGGGCGCCCGGGACCGCGGCCCTTGAAGGACCTGTCGCG
The nucleotide sequence above comes from Actinomadura algeriensis. Encoded proteins:
- a CDS encoding MBL fold metallo-hydrolase; the encoded protein is MDDTTTTITPLGGDVYEIDTRMAGYSGITAGYLILGDRPCLVEPGTSGSAPVVEAALRELGVGADDLATVVVTHIHLDHAGGVGDIARMYPRAEVVVHEKGARHLADPSRLMRSARMVYGDSLDTLFGELKPTDAARIRAVEETGTIDLGGGRRLESHYSPGHAKHHVGLVDSQTGDLYVGDAAGVYIPETADVRPATPPPDFDLDTTLASLEKFRALGPQRLLFAHYGPVTEVEVTLERSAEELRVWVDHVKDAKDRGLDLDHAVAMVVERTRDRYAVSRPDVDPEIAAKYEVLSSAESNVAGIMHALDRHA
- a CDS encoding alkaline phosphatase PhoX, translating into MSLDRRKFLYAAAVAGGAAALPGALWRRAFADGPAQPGPSPYGPLRAADANGLHLPEGFGSRVVARSLQRVEGTRYTWHPAPDGGACFPDGDGWIYVSNSEVPVVGGASAVRFDASGGVTSAYRILNGTTLNCAGGGTPWNTWLSCEEHDWGLVFETDPRGEDDAAARPAMGRFKHEAAACDPDRRVVYLTEDQGDGCFYRFVPETWGDLSAGTLQVLVGSGPGAVRWADVPQPEWWWTPTRDQVAGAMRFEGGEGCHYSRGTCYFTTKGDGRVWAYRASAERLEIAYDDDLVSGEPTLTGVDNVTAASSGDLYVAEDGGNMEINIITPDGIVAPVLRVAGHAESEITGPAFSPDGSRLYFSSQRGESGFIGGTDGRTYEVAGPFRR